The Akkermansia sp. N21116 genome includes a region encoding these proteins:
- a CDS encoding VWA domain-containing protein: MMLRLLAPEWLFLLPLLALAGWKYRFLRLHAPVRAAALIAFILALAHPVFNKGGSEMDLWVMVDQSNSTGGIPTNQSTELQSILEKAKRPGDRVRLVDFAGEAILRGKGDPVFSSMIPGTRMEDAISYILAQMDRTRTNRILMLTDGYSTQPLDVITARLIEEKVPLDYRLAAPDMSDDIRIGDIQRPPRIRPGEAATLTFDIIGNPAQNTTVPWKVVKNGGSTISGTATLDKGRATVRLTDRSATPGIVSYDISVLPANDTVTLNNTAECVMEITGGNKILLLSPFESDPMEPFLRAQGFDILRPNDPFRLNANSLTGVGLVIVNNVSAAEVSPDFLKGLDFYVREQGGGFLICGGSNSFGSGGYFNSPVDELLPVSMELKNDKIKLMTAMSIVLDRSGSMAMSAGSGGKTKMDLANSGVVQTIKLLGQEDYVSVHAIDSSPHAIVSMCNVGANRDKMLSVVPRIESMGGGIFIGEALRAGWRQLKQTDFGNRHLILFADAADSEEPDDYKKTLADMRKNGATVSVIALGTPKDGDANLLKEIAKLGEGRIFFCDNPKDIPHVFAQETVSVARATFIRENTPLHSVAGWNQISPARMEWPTSVNAYNLCYLRDGATAACITGDTYKAPLVAFWNRGSGRSAAITFPTGGKYAANVLAWKNYGDFIQTFARWLIRRDMPEGFSVRATMRGERLDVELLYSDEAVLQMAKRMPELTMNVTGKQMSKTVKGVWEHIRPGVFRCSFPAAHGETWRGAIRIGDRNIPFGPISMSMDPEWTMTPESKLDFLSMVRQSGGQERIDLTSIMQSPRNISSLDTRNGLIWAFLILMLADALLTRLNISLLPGKKNGRQDHDDIRTETV; the protein is encoded by the coding sequence ATGATGCTCCGCCTCCTCGCTCCTGAATGGCTTTTCCTCCTGCCCCTGCTAGCCCTCGCAGGTTGGAAATACAGGTTCCTGCGCCTCCATGCACCCGTACGTGCAGCAGCCCTGATTGCCTTTATCCTTGCCTTGGCACACCCCGTTTTCAACAAGGGAGGCAGTGAAATGGACCTATGGGTCATGGTGGACCAATCCAATTCCACCGGAGGCATACCGACCAACCAATCCACAGAGTTGCAGTCCATTCTGGAAAAAGCCAAGCGGCCCGGCGACCGCGTCCGCCTCGTAGACTTTGCCGGAGAAGCCATCCTCCGCGGCAAAGGGGATCCCGTCTTCTCCAGCATGATCCCGGGGACGCGAATGGAAGATGCCATCTCCTACATTCTGGCGCAGATGGATAGGACGCGGACCAATCGTATCCTCATGCTGACGGACGGTTATTCCACCCAGCCTCTTGACGTCATCACGGCCAGGCTTATCGAAGAAAAAGTTCCTCTGGACTACCGCTTGGCCGCCCCGGACATGTCGGACGACATTCGCATCGGCGATATTCAGCGCCCGCCGCGCATCCGCCCCGGCGAAGCAGCCACACTGACGTTCGACATTATCGGCAATCCCGCCCAAAACACCACAGTCCCCTGGAAAGTCGTCAAGAACGGAGGGTCTACCATTTCCGGCACGGCCACTCTCGACAAAGGCCGGGCTACCGTCCGCCTGACCGACCGCAGCGCCACTCCGGGCATAGTCTCCTATGACATTTCCGTCCTACCCGCCAACGATACCGTCACTCTTAACAACACGGCGGAATGCGTCATGGAAATCACCGGTGGCAATAAAATCCTCCTCCTCAGTCCGTTCGAATCGGATCCCATGGAGCCCTTCCTCCGGGCTCAGGGATTCGACATCCTCCGTCCAAACGATCCGTTCCGGCTGAACGCCAACTCACTGACGGGTGTCGGACTCGTCATCGTCAACAATGTTTCTGCGGCGGAGGTCTCCCCGGACTTCCTCAAAGGGCTTGATTTCTACGTCAGAGAACAAGGCGGAGGATTCCTCATATGCGGCGGTTCCAATTCATTCGGATCCGGCGGGTACTTCAACTCGCCGGTCGATGAACTTCTGCCCGTTTCCATGGAGTTGAAAAACGATAAAATCAAACTGATGACAGCCATGAGCATCGTGCTGGACCGTTCCGGTTCCATGGCTATGTCAGCGGGAAGCGGTGGCAAAACGAAAATGGATCTGGCCAACTCAGGAGTTGTCCAGACGATCAAACTTCTGGGACAGGAAGACTACGTCTCCGTCCATGCCATCGACAGTTCTCCGCATGCCATCGTCTCCATGTGCAACGTCGGAGCCAACAGAGACAAAATGCTCAGTGTCGTTCCACGAATCGAATCCATGGGGGGAGGCATCTTCATCGGAGAAGCCCTCCGAGCGGGCTGGCGCCAGTTGAAGCAAACCGACTTCGGCAACCGCCACCTCATCCTGTTTGCCGATGCCGCCGACTCGGAAGAACCGGACGATTACAAAAAAACGCTGGCCGACATGCGCAAAAACGGAGCCACCGTCAGCGTCATCGCACTCGGAACGCCGAAAGACGGCGATGCAAACCTGCTCAAGGAAATCGCCAAACTGGGAGAAGGCCGCATCTTTTTCTGCGACAATCCCAAAGATATTCCGCACGTCTTCGCCCAGGAAACCGTCTCTGTCGCCCGCGCTACCTTTATCCGGGAAAACACCCCTCTGCATTCCGTCGCCGGATGGAATCAGATATCACCCGCCCGCATGGAATGGCCCACCTCCGTCAACGCTTACAACCTATGCTACCTGAGGGACGGTGCCACGGCCGCCTGCATCACCGGCGATACCTACAAAGCACCCCTCGTCGCCTTCTGGAACCGCGGATCGGGCAGATCGGCAGCCATCACCTTCCCCACGGGCGGCAAATATGCAGCCAACGTCCTGGCATGGAAAAATTACGGAGATTTCATCCAAACCTTTGCCCGCTGGCTTATCCGCCGAGACATGCCGGAGGGATTCTCCGTCCGGGCCACGATGCGCGGAGAACGGCTTGATGTGGAACTTCTCTACTCGGACGAAGCCGTTCTGCAAATGGCTAAACGCATGCCGGAGCTCACCATGAATGTTACCGGCAAGCAAATGTCGAAAACCGTCAAGGGAGTCTGGGAACATATCCGTCCGGGAGTTTTCCGCTGTTCCTTCCCGGCGGCTCATGGAGAAACCTGGAGAGGAGCTATCCGCATCGGCGATCGCAACATCCCCTTCGGCCCCATCAGCATGTCCATGGATCCGGAATGGACCATGACGCCGGAAAGCAAATTGGATTTCCTCTCCATGGTGCGTCAATCAGGAGGGCAGGAACGCATTGATCTAACCTCCATCATGCAATCCCCGCGCAACATATCCTCTCTGGATACGCGCAACGGCCTCATCTGGGCATTCCTGATCCTGATGCTGGCCGATGCTTTGCTCACTCGCCTCAATATATCCCTGCTCCCCGGAAAAAAGAACGGAAGGCAGGATCACGACGACATTCGCACCGAAACCGTCTGA
- a CDS encoding aspartyl protease family protein, with amino-acid sequence MRRWTSILLLLAIFGLLPMCSTRPGGDGNDAVREALGSVGITTVTGEDYHGLIVVPVKIDGKECHMVVDTGANATVLRRDSFRRNWSKRKTVPVNPGEGSNIRRDVDMAFVRSLAVGGLSVYGMNLLVMDMPQLGNCRGKPVDGLLGMNVMGMFPLLVDLQENTLTFLLGVPADDLLERLHATPLPVSVRNGHMQALMSLDGTAVRLVIDTGATQTCLPSRDWKGEVKERKGDVVWLDVNGKTRFASTSIVEVASVRWGGLELSGIQIMLGSDLGVVGADILSRGRILLDLRSRQAWWIPRN; translated from the coding sequence ATGCGTCGTTGGACTTCCATTCTCTTGCTGCTCGCCATATTCGGGCTGCTTCCGATGTGTTCTACCCGTCCGGGAGGGGATGGAAACGACGCTGTGCGGGAGGCTTTGGGCAGTGTGGGCATTACAACGGTGACGGGGGAGGATTATCATGGGTTGATTGTCGTGCCGGTGAAAATCGACGGAAAGGAGTGCCATATGGTGGTGGATACGGGTGCCAATGCAACGGTGTTGCGCAGGGATTCCTTCCGCCGCAACTGGTCGAAGCGGAAGACGGTTCCGGTGAATCCCGGGGAAGGAAGCAATATCCGCAGGGATGTCGATATGGCGTTTGTCCGTTCGTTAGCTGTCGGAGGTCTGAGCGTTTACGGCATGAACCTGCTTGTCATGGATATGCCTCAGTTGGGAAATTGCAGAGGAAAACCCGTGGATGGTCTGTTGGGAATGAATGTGATGGGCATGTTTCCCCTTCTTGTCGATTTGCAGGAGAATACGTTGACCTTCTTGCTGGGGGTGCCCGCGGACGATTTGCTGGAGCGCCTCCACGCCACTCCTCTTCCCGTTTCCGTCCGCAATGGTCATATGCAGGCTTTGATGTCGTTGGACGGGACTGCCGTGCGTCTGGTCATCGACACGGGAGCAACGCAAACGTGCCTTCCTTCCCGGGATTGGAAAGGGGAGGTCAAGGAAAGAAAGGGCGATGTCGTCTGGCTGGATGTCAACGGGAAAACACGTTTCGCCTCCACCAGTATTGTGGAAGTCGCATCCGTTCGGTGGGGCGGACTGGAACTTTCCGGTATCCAGATCATGCTCGGTTCGGATCTGGGGGTTGTCGGGGCGGATATCCTCTCACGGGGCAGAATCCTGCTTGACTTGAGATCCCGGCAGGCTTGGTGGATTCCGAGAAATTGA
- the gcvT gene encoding glycine cleavage system aminomethyltransferase GcvT, with product MSDDPIKSTPLASKHIELGAKMVPFAGWNMPVQYTGIIDEHKAVRESCGIFDISHMGQFIVSGQGAAAWLNSMLTNNIDKLGINQGQYTIMLNEKAGVIDDLIIYRCGEDTYFVVVNASKIDEDYAWLSSHKPEGITLENHSDRYAGMAIQGPLCQDVFAKVFPGLELPVRNGIATHEIKGQQLWFCRTGYTGEDGFEFFCPAEHGIEWLEAFVAAGAKPCGLGARDSLRLEMCYPLNGSDLDPDHTPIEAGLGFFCALDTEFTGAEILRGQKADGPKVRLVAIEYTGKGAPPRSHYSVFSASGEELGQLTSGVLSPSLMKGIAMAYVPVEYAKVGTELQIDVRGKKFPAVVVKKPFYKKG from the coding sequence ATGAGCGACGACCCAATCAAATCAACACCTCTGGCTTCCAAGCACATTGAACTTGGTGCCAAAATGGTTCCCTTCGCAGGCTGGAACATGCCAGTCCAATACACCGGTATTATTGACGAGCACAAGGCAGTGCGCGAATCCTGCGGCATTTTCGATATCTCCCATATGGGGCAATTCATCGTCTCCGGGCAGGGTGCAGCAGCATGGCTGAATTCCATGCTGACCAACAACATCGACAAGCTGGGCATCAACCAGGGGCAATACACCATCATGCTCAATGAAAAAGCCGGAGTTATCGACGACTTGATCATTTACCGCTGCGGAGAAGACACCTATTTCGTCGTCGTCAATGCTTCCAAGATCGACGAAGACTACGCATGGCTGTCCTCCCACAAACCGGAAGGGATCACCCTTGAAAACCATTCCGACCGCTACGCCGGCATGGCCATTCAGGGACCTCTCTGCCAGGATGTGTTCGCCAAGGTCTTCCCCGGCCTCGAACTCCCTGTCCGCAACGGTATCGCCACCCACGAAATCAAGGGACAACAGCTTTGGTTCTGCCGCACCGGATACACTGGAGAAGACGGATTCGAATTCTTCTGCCCCGCTGAACACGGCATCGAATGGCTCGAAGCCTTCGTTGCCGCCGGTGCCAAACCATGCGGTCTCGGCGCACGCGACAGCCTGCGCCTGGAAATGTGCTATCCCCTCAACGGCTCCGATCTTGATCCGGATCACACCCCGATCGAAGCCGGACTCGGCTTCTTCTGCGCCCTCGATACCGAATTCACCGGTGCGGAAATCCTTCGCGGACAAAAGGCCGACGGCCCCAAAGTCCGCCTCGTCGCCATCGAATACACGGGCAAGGGCGCACCGCCCCGCTCTCACTACTCCGTCTTCTCCGCTTCCGGGGAAGAATTGGGACAACTCACCAGCGGAGTTCTCTCTCCATCCCTGATGAAGGGAATCGCCATGGCTTACGTCCCCGTGGAATACGCCAAGGTCGGAACGGAGCTCCAAATCGACGTACGCGGCAAGAAATTCCCTGCTGTCGTCGTCAAAAAGCCATTCTACAAGAAAGGCTAA
- the gcvH gene encoding glycine cleavage system protein GcvH, whose protein sequence is MHNVPENLLYSKDHEWVEVNGDIATIGITDHAQAELSDVVFVDLPTVGDSISAGDAVTVVESVKAASDVYTPISGEILEVNEELSNDPALINSDPYAAGWIYKVRIELPSELDDLMNAADYESFCS, encoded by the coding sequence ATGCATAACGTACCTGAAAACCTGCTGTACTCCAAAGACCACGAATGGGTCGAAGTCAACGGTGATATTGCCACGATCGGCATCACGGACCACGCCCAGGCAGAACTGTCCGACGTTGTTTTTGTTGATCTGCCCACTGTCGGAGATTCCATCTCTGCCGGTGACGCCGTAACCGTCGTTGAATCCGTCAAGGCCGCCAGCGATGTGTACACGCCCATCTCCGGCGAAATTCTCGAAGTGAACGAAGAACTCTCCAATGATCCCGCACTGATCAACTCCGACCCGTACGCAGCCGGCTGGATCTACAAGGTGCGCATTGAGCTTCCCTCAGAATTGGACGATCTCATGAACGCCGCCGATTACGAAAGCTTCTGTTCCTGA
- the gcvP gene encoding aminomethyl-transferring glycine dehydrogenase: MPAITDFHNRHIGPLGADRQAMLDFLGYKTLDDLMDDVVPANIRLKAPLDLPAPLSDNEALDQLRAMLGKNKILNSYIGQGYYGTLTPNVILRNVLENPSWYTAYTPYQPEISQGRLEMLMNYQTMVSSLTGLPIANASLLDEGTAAAEAVFLCMGSKSKSTTFFVSDACHPQTIEVIKTRCAPLNYQVIVGDWKTFDPASCEGLAGVLVQYPDTYGTVECYASFFEKVHAVKALCVVATDLLALTMLKEPGSFGADICVGNSQRFGVPMGFGGPHAAFMSVRDDLKRRMPGRLIGMSVDSHGKPCYRLSLQTREQHIRRDKATSNICTAQVLLALMAAFYAIYHGSKGLLRIAETVHAHTKTLAAAVKAAGLTMYTGDFFDTIVFGAPGKADDLVAAALKAGYNIRLIDADRVGVSLDETTTSEDVEALAQALTGTTAPSPAEGRPAWCECFDRKTPFCTETVFNSYYSETDMMRYIHHLETRDLALNEAMIPLGSCTMKLNSATIMTPITWPTACALHPFVPADQSEGIREMLADLEKRLCTITGFDAFSMQPNSGAAGEYAGLMTIRNYLESIGQGMRNICLIPTSAHGTNPASAAMAGFKIVGIKCDEGGNIDIEDLRKQAETHKDVLACIMVTYPSTHGVYEPTIVELCDIVHQNGGQVYMDGANMNAQVAWTNPGFIGADVCHLNLHKTFAMPHGGGGPGIGCIGCRSHLAPHLPGHLSLDKKQGAVASAAWGSASIAPICWTYLATMGEPGLKEATAVAILNANYIAKKLNGLYPVLYSGNKGLVAHECILDTRPIDDAAHLTVDDIAKRLMDYGFHAPTMSFPVPGTLMIEPTESEPKRELDRFIEAMTCIHAEIQAIIDGKADKDDNVMKNAPHTAEAVCSDNWTHPYTRSEAAYPVKELRVHKFWPYCGRVDNVYGDRNLVCSCDTVEAYEKMTGQE, from the coding sequence ATGCCCGCCATTACGGACTTCCACAACCGCCACATCGGCCCCTTGGGCGCCGACCGCCAAGCTATGCTTGATTTCCTCGGCTATAAAACGCTGGACGATCTCATGGACGACGTCGTTCCTGCAAACATTCGCCTGAAAGCCCCTCTGGACCTTCCCGCTCCGTTATCCGACAACGAAGCCCTCGACCAGCTTCGCGCCATGCTCGGCAAAAACAAAATTCTCAATTCCTACATCGGCCAAGGCTACTACGGCACCCTAACGCCTAATGTCATCCTCCGCAATGTTCTGGAAAACCCGAGCTGGTACACGGCCTATACTCCCTACCAGCCGGAAATCTCCCAGGGACGCCTGGAAATGCTGATGAATTATCAGACGATGGTTTCCTCCCTGACGGGACTGCCCATCGCCAATGCCTCCCTTCTTGACGAAGGCACAGCAGCAGCCGAAGCCGTCTTCCTCTGCATGGGTTCCAAGTCCAAATCCACTACTTTCTTCGTTTCCGATGCCTGCCATCCGCAGACAATTGAAGTCATCAAGACCCGTTGCGCTCCGTTAAACTACCAAGTCATCGTTGGTGACTGGAAGACGTTCGACCCCGCCTCCTGTGAAGGCCTTGCCGGCGTCCTCGTCCAGTATCCCGATACGTACGGTACAGTTGAATGTTACGCCTCCTTCTTTGAAAAAGTTCATGCAGTCAAGGCGCTTTGCGTTGTCGCCACCGATCTGTTGGCTCTGACAATGCTGAAAGAGCCCGGTTCCTTCGGTGCCGACATCTGCGTGGGCAACTCCCAGCGTTTCGGCGTACCGATGGGCTTCGGCGGTCCCCATGCCGCATTCATGTCGGTCAGGGACGATCTCAAACGCCGCATGCCAGGCCGCCTGATCGGCATGTCCGTAGATTCACATGGCAAGCCCTGCTACCGCCTGTCCCTCCAGACGCGCGAACAACATATCCGCCGCGACAAAGCCACCTCCAATATTTGCACGGCCCAGGTACTCCTGGCCCTCATGGCGGCCTTCTATGCCATTTACCATGGCTCCAAAGGCCTCCTTCGCATCGCCGAAACCGTCCATGCCCACACGAAAACGCTGGCAGCCGCTGTCAAAGCAGCCGGACTGACCATGTACACGGGCGACTTTTTCGACACCATCGTCTTCGGAGCTCCCGGTAAAGCCGACGATCTCGTGGCTGCCGCGCTGAAAGCCGGTTACAACATCCGCCTGATCGACGCGGATCGGGTCGGCGTTTCACTTGATGAAACAACAACCAGCGAAGATGTCGAAGCCCTCGCCCAAGCCCTGACGGGAACAACTGCCCCCTCCCCAGCGGAAGGCCGCCCCGCCTGGTGCGAATGCTTCGACCGCAAAACACCGTTCTGCACGGAGACCGTGTTCAATTCCTACTACTCGGAAACGGACATGATGCGCTACATCCACCATCTCGAAACCCGGGATCTGGCCCTCAACGAAGCCATGATTCCCCTGGGATCCTGCACGATGAAGCTCAACTCCGCCACGATCATGACCCCGATCACCTGGCCAACCGCATGCGCCCTGCACCCCTTCGTGCCCGCAGACCAGTCCGAAGGCATCAGGGAAATGCTCGCCGATCTGGAAAAACGCCTCTGCACCATCACCGGATTCGACGCCTTCAGCATGCAACCCAATTCCGGGGCAGCCGGTGAATACGCCGGTCTGATGACCATTCGCAACTATCTGGAAAGCATCGGCCAGGGAATGCGCAACATCTGCCTCATCCCCACATCCGCCCACGGCACCAATCCCGCATCCGCCGCCATGGCCGGATTCAAGATCGTCGGCATCAAATGCGATGAAGGCGGCAACATCGACATAGAAGATCTCCGCAAGCAGGCCGAGACCCACAAAGATGTCCTTGCCTGCATCATGGTTACCTACCCGTCCACACACGGTGTCTATGAACCCACTATTGTCGAGCTCTGCGACATCGTCCACCAGAACGGAGGCCAGGTTTACATGGACGGCGCCAACATGAACGCCCAGGTGGCCTGGACCAATCCCGGATTCATCGGAGCCGATGTCTGCCACCTCAACCTGCATAAAACCTTTGCCATGCCTCACGGCGGAGGCGGCCCAGGCATCGGATGCATCGGATGCCGTTCCCACCTGGCCCCCCACCTGCCCGGGCATCTCAGCCTGGACAAAAAACAGGGAGCCGTGGCATCTGCCGCGTGGGGCAGCGCTTCCATCGCTCCGATCTGCTGGACCTACCTCGCCACCATGGGAGAACCCGGACTCAAGGAGGCGACTGCCGTCGCTATTCTCAATGCCAATTACATTGCCAAAAAGCTCAACGGTCTCTACCCGGTTCTTTACTCCGGCAACAAGGGACTCGTCGCCCATGAGTGCATTCTGGATACCCGGCCCATTGACGATGCCGCCCACCTCACCGTGGATGACATTGCCAAACGTCTTATGGACTACGGTTTCCATGCTCCGACCATGTCCTTCCCCGTACCGGGAACGCTCATGATTGAACCTACGGAATCCGAACCCAAGCGCGAACTTGATCGCTTCATCGAAGCCATGACCTGCATCCATGCTGAAATCCAGGCCATCATCGACGGCAAGGCAGACAAGGATGACAACGTCATGAAGAACGCTCCGCATACTGCGGAAGCCGTCTGCTCCGACAACTGGACGCATCCCTATACTCGTTCCGAAGCCGCCTATCCGGTCAAAGAACTCCGTGTCCACAAATTCTGGCCCTACTGCGGACGCGTGGACAACGTGTACGGCGACCGCAATCTCGTCTGTTCCTGCGACACCGTAGAAGCCTACGAAAAAATGACGGGGCAGGAATAA
- a CDS encoding glycoside hydrolase family 2 TIM barrel-domain containing protein has protein sequence MKTTPILIASLLLSSFPGISNTPPNPRPVPEFASAGFFNTQGSPRQAHDFNVGWRFVKGDPKGAQEISFDDSAWEIVNTPHGLELVPEEASGCSNYQGPAWYRKHFTAPESLRGKKVTLYFEALMGKADIYVNGRKIQTHLGGYLPAIVDVTDILIPGQENIVAVRVDNKNDPSYPPGKPQETLDFVYFGGIYRDVYLIETDPVHITDANVANQEAGGGIFFRTLSATDDQARVGAKVHVANESNRERSLFVETVLTDSQGNKKGGYKSPLKLKPGASAHVDGEWDIKSPDLWSPDFPRLSRLTVNVIENGKVLDSQTIKVGIRHFVMNDQGFILNGKPFPGKLIGGNRHQDFAYLGNALPNIGQWRDAKKLRDAGLRVVRSAHYPQDPAFMDAADELGLFVIVATPGWQFWNKNPQFGELVYDNIRQMIRRDRNHPSVWVWEPILNETPYPGEFAQKAYETTHKEYPYPSCYAGCDDREAGANKYDLIYSHPATVTENTVSAAGPLNDSRRFKGKAYFTREWGDNVDDWGSHNSSSRVAREWGEVPMLIQANHYTNPNYNYTCWETLSQAPAYHIGGALWHPFDHQRGYHPDPFYGGIMDAFRQPKTSWYAFQAQRPADTSASSMASGPVVHIANDMDPFSPQDVTVFTNCDEVRLTAFEREPVTLKVRKEGQMRPGSTVLFPKAFDFMTLKSLTREGKGQQCYMLAEGLIDGKVVASHRVAPARRPSLITLTPDNEGIPLRANGTDMMVVIASITDKDGNVKRLNNEMIEFSIEGEGTIVGDASIGANPRAVQWGTAPVIIRSTTKSGKIKLMAKVLHPGAQKPASAVLELETLPPQESLIYKEIPGRKESGNSVHNLEQEKQLKEAALKKIDEVKKQQSASE, from the coding sequence ATGAAAACGACTCCCATCCTCATTGCTTCTTTGCTGTTAAGTTCTTTCCCCGGAATTTCAAATACACCTCCCAATCCTCGTCCCGTTCCGGAATTTGCAAGTGCCGGATTCTTCAACACTCAGGGCAGCCCACGTCAGGCTCACGATTTCAATGTGGGATGGCGCTTCGTTAAGGGAGATCCCAAGGGGGCACAGGAAATCAGCTTCGATGATTCAGCGTGGGAAATTGTCAACACCCCGCATGGGCTGGAGCTCGTTCCGGAAGAAGCCAGCGGATGCTCCAATTACCAAGGCCCGGCCTGGTACCGCAAGCATTTCACAGCTCCGGAATCGCTGCGAGGTAAAAAGGTCACCCTGTATTTCGAAGCCCTCATGGGAAAAGCCGACATTTACGTCAACGGCCGGAAAATACAAACCCATCTTGGAGGTTATCTGCCCGCCATTGTCGACGTAACGGATATCCTCATCCCCGGGCAGGAAAACATCGTCGCTGTCCGCGTCGATAACAAAAACGATCCATCCTATCCGCCAGGCAAACCCCAGGAAACACTGGACTTCGTGTACTTCGGCGGCATCTACCGCGATGTTTACCTCATTGAAACCGATCCGGTACACATCACCGATGCCAACGTTGCCAACCAGGAAGCCGGAGGCGGAATCTTTTTCCGAACTCTGTCCGCCACCGACGACCAAGCCCGAGTCGGAGCCAAAGTCCATGTCGCCAATGAAAGTAACCGTGAGCGTAGCCTGTTTGTTGAGACCGTCCTGACCGATTCACAAGGCAACAAAAAGGGCGGCTACAAATCTCCCCTCAAGTTGAAGCCGGGAGCATCCGCACATGTGGATGGAGAATGGGATATCAAATCCCCTGACTTGTGGTCACCCGACTTTCCCCGGTTATCGCGCCTCACCGTTAATGTCATTGAAAATGGTAAAGTCCTGGATTCCCAAACCATCAAAGTCGGCATCCGCCACTTCGTCATGAACGACCAGGGATTTATCCTCAACGGGAAGCCTTTCCCCGGCAAGCTGATCGGCGGCAACCGCCACCAGGATTTCGCCTACCTCGGCAATGCCCTTCCCAACATCGGACAGTGGCGCGACGCGAAAAAACTCCGCGACGCCGGTTTGCGAGTCGTCCGTTCCGCCCACTACCCTCAGGATCCCGCCTTCATGGACGCAGCCGACGAACTGGGGCTCTTCGTGATCGTCGCTACTCCCGGCTGGCAGTTCTGGAACAAAAACCCGCAGTTCGGAGAACTCGTCTACGACAATATACGTCAGATGATCCGGCGTGACCGCAACCACCCCAGCGTCTGGGTCTGGGAACCCATCCTGAATGAAACGCCCTACCCCGGCGAATTCGCGCAAAAAGCATACGAGACCACGCACAAAGAATACCCATATCCTTCATGTTATGCCGGATGTGATGACAGGGAAGCTGGTGCCAACAAATACGATCTGATTTACAGCCACCCTGCCACCGTCACGGAAAACACGGTCAGCGCAGCCGGTCCCCTCAACGACTCGCGCCGCTTCAAAGGCAAAGCCTACTTCACCCGTGAATGGGGCGACAATGTCGATGACTGGGGTTCCCACAATTCGTCGAGCCGCGTTGCCCGCGAATGGGGCGAAGTCCCCATGTTGATTCAGGCCAATCATTACACCAATCCCAACTACAATTACACCTGTTGGGAAACCCTGTCCCAGGCTCCCGCTTACCATATCGGCGGTGCCCTCTGGCACCCCTTCGACCACCAGCGCGGCTACCACCCCGACCCTTTCTACGGTGGGATCATGGATGCCTTCCGCCAGCCGAAAACATCCTGGTACGCCTTCCAGGCACAACGCCCGGCGGATACCAGTGCTTCGTCCATGGCCAGCGGCCCCGTCGTGCACATCGCCAATGACATGGATCCCTTCTCGCCCCAGGACGTCACCGTCTTCACTAATTGCGACGAAGTGCGTCTCACGGCATTCGAGCGCGAACCCGTCACCCTGAAAGTACGTAAGGAAGGCCAAATGCGCCCTGGATCGACGGTACTCTTCCCCAAGGCATTTGATTTCATGACTCTCAAATCATTGACGCGCGAAGGCAAAGGGCAGCAATGCTACATGCTGGCCGAGGGGCTGATCGACGGTAAAGTCGTCGCCTCGCACCGGGTAGCTCCCGCCAGACGCCCATCCCTGATCACGCTAACGCCGGACAACGAAGGAATCCCCCTTCGCGCCAACGGTACGGACATGATGGTTGTCATCGCATCCATTACCGACAAGGATGGTAACGTCAAACGCCTCAATAACGAAATGATCGAATTCTCCATCGAAGGAGAAGGAACCATCGTCGGCGATGCCTCAATCGGAGCCAATCCCCGCGCCGTCCAGTGGGGTACGGCTCCCGTCATAATCCGCAGTACAACCAAATCCGGTAAGATCAAGCTCATGGCCAAAGTCCTCCATCCCGGAGCCCAAAAGCCCGCCTCTGCCGTACTGGAACTGGAAACACTTCCGCCCCAGGAAAGCCTCATCTACAAGGAAATACCCGGTCGCAAGGAATCCGGCAACTCGGTTCATAACCTGGAACAGGAAAAGCAGCTCAAGGAAGCGGCCCTCAAGAAAATCGACGAAGTCAAAAAACAACAATCCGCTTCAGAATAA